In 'Nostoc azollae' 0708, the following are encoded in one genomic region:
- a CDS encoding CCA tRNA nucleotidyltransferase — protein sequence MSDFVVSRLDAQNWPFSLEWLPKPVYMVGGAVRDAILGRSAEYLDLDFIIPDDAIKVACAIAKHYQAGFVLLDAERNIARVVFPHATVDFAQQEGDSLFTDLHRRDFTINAIAYNPHTQEIIDPLQGYADIATGILRMISRANLQDDPLRLMRAYRQASQLGFTIEPSTQANIRTLAADINQVAPERVRVEIGYLLASSQGTPWLISAWEDGLLSYVFQNAIHENVLKLTAVDQAAHLISENWSKLGEELQNYVRDTVSTTWLGIAKLACLVHQNPEIAETELQDITYSRVEIRAVITVLRLFPQFKRINLSLREQYFLFQEVGVMFTSIITLALADDIVIEAKSGHNPLLVYTPLINRYLNPDDLVAHPSPLVSGREVIIALNIPASPLVGKILSEIAVAQAEGKVSTVEEAIEFAKQCFEG from the coding sequence ATGAGTGATTTTGTTGTTTCTCGTTTAGATGCCCAAAATTGGCCTTTCAGTTTGGAGTGGTTGCCAAAACCTGTTTATATGGTTGGTGGGGCAGTGCGAGATGCGATTTTGGGTAGGAGTGCGGAATATTTAGATTTAGATTTTATTATCCCAGATGATGCAATCAAAGTAGCATGTGCGATCGCCAAACATTATCAAGCTGGTTTTGTCTTACTCGACGCAGAAAGAAACATTGCCCGTGTGGTGTTTCCCCATGCTACCGTTGATTTTGCCCAACAGGAAGGAGATAGTTTATTCACTGATTTACATAGAAGGGATTTTACAATTAATGCGATCGCGTATAATCCCCATACCCAGGAAATTATTGACCCCCTCCAAGGCTATGCAGACATAGCAACTGGTATATTACGCATGATATCACGTGCCAATTTGCAAGATGACCCTTTGCGATTAATGCGGGCTTATCGTCAAGCTTCCCAACTTGGCTTTACCATTGAACCATCTACCCAAGCTAATATTCGTACCTTAGCAGCAGATATTAATCAAGTTGCACCTGAAAGAGTGCGGGTAGAAATTGGTTATCTCTTAGCCAGTTCTCAGGGTACACCGTGGCTAATCAGCGCGTGGGAAGATGGCTTATTAAGCTATGTCTTCCAAAATGCTATACATGAAAACGTGCTAAAATTAACGGCAGTTGATCAAGCAGCACATTTGATTAGTGAAAATTGGTCAAAACTAGGAGAAGAACTGCAAAACTATGTTCGTGATACTGTTAGCACAACATGGTTAGGTATTGCTAAACTAGCTTGTCTTGTTCACCAAAACCCAGAAATTGCAGAAACGGAACTCCAAGACATTACTTACAGCCGTGTAGAAATTCGCGCTGTTATTACCGTCCTGCGACTGTTCCCGCAGTTTAAAAGAATTAATCTTTCCCTACGAGAACAGTATTTTTTGTTTCAGGAGGTGGGAGTTATGTTTACTAGTATAATCACCTTAGCCTTAGCAGATGATATTGTCATAGAGGCGAAATCTGGCCATAACCCGCTATTGGTTTATACACCTTTAATCAACCGTTATCTGAACCCTGATGATCTGGTAGCTCACCCCTCACCGTTAGTTAGTGGTAGAGAGGTGATTATAGCACTAAATATTCCAGCTTCACCACTCGTGGGAAAAATATTGAGTGAAATCGCTGTAGCCCAAGCTGAAGGGAAAGTTTCAACAGTAGAAGAAGCAATAGAGTTTGCAAAGCAGTGTTTCGAGGGTTAA
- a CDS encoding Ycf34 family protein, which yields MCICVNCHYVDRCVTYNAVESQHQQPHLTETPDLDPNEPSINVNIRTKGEMIEMEWDVVGCLSFKKEMGKWAKLRPGELVPT from the coding sequence ATGTGTATTTGTGTGAACTGCCACTATGTAGACCGTTGTGTAACCTACAATGCTGTAGAAAGTCAGCATCAACAACCCCACCTGACTGAAACCCCAGATCTTGATCCCAACGAACCCTCCATCAATGTCAATATTCGCACAAAAGGCGAAATGATTGAAATGGAATGGGATGTAGTTGGTTGTCTCAGCTTTAAAAAAGAAATGGGTAAATGGGCTAAATTGCGTCCCGGTGAATTAGTACCGACTTGA
- the tsaB gene encoding tRNA (adenosine(37)-N6)-threonylcarbamoyltransferase complex dimerization subunit type 1 TsaB → MTTKLELLPPRKYALALHTTTPELGLVISNFAEYTRTHVWNLGRDLSSLIHQYLIDLIEPQTWTDLAFIAVAKGPGGFTGSRIGVVTARTLGQQLEIPVFPISTLAAVAWYENSKNPNTQPIIAVEMPAQRAQVFGAIYQMAPDNSGIITLLPDTVFTPKVWQGTLANWHSEYQLIKATSSLAATVTSILELAYLDWRQDKCPHWSEALPYYGQHPVDV, encoded by the coding sequence TTGACCACTAAACTAGAACTTCTCCCTCCCAGAAAATACGCTTTAGCACTGCACACTACTACACCTGAACTGGGTTTGGTAATTAGTAATTTTGCAGAATATACCCGCACCCATGTTTGGAATTTAGGACGTGATTTATCCAGTCTCATCCATCAATATTTAATTGATTTAATTGAACCCCAAACCTGGACAGATTTGGCTTTTATTGCCGTTGCTAAAGGTCCAGGAGGTTTTACAGGCAGTCGGATTGGTGTAGTAACAGCTAGGACTTTAGGACAACAGTTAGAAATTCCCGTATTTCCAATTTCTACTTTAGCAGCAGTAGCTTGGTATGAAAACAGTAAAAATCCCAATACTCAACCAATTATTGCTGTAGAGATGCCAGCACAAAGAGCGCAAGTTTTTGGCGCGATTTATCAAATGGCTCCTGATAATTCAGGAATCATAACTTTATTACCAGATACAGTATTCACACCAAAAGTATGGCAAGGAACTTTAGCAAATTGGCATAGTGAATATCAATTAATCAAAGCCACATCAAGTTTAGCAGCCACTGTAACAAGTATTTTGGAATTAGCTTATTTAGATTGGCGACAAGATAAATGTCCCCATTGGTCAGAAGCATTACCATATTATGGACAGCATCCTGTAGATGTTTAA
- a CDS encoding Uma2 family endonuclease has protein sequence MAASSTAVDTHDKLKVYRRNQVQEDLIWQVYDGELDWFILEDGEY, from the coding sequence ATTGCGGCTAGTAGTACGGCTGTTGATACCCATGATAAACTTAAAGTTTATCGTCGAAATCAGGTACAAGAAGATTTAATCTGGCAAGTTTATGACGGTGAACTTGATTGGTTTATTTTAGAAGATGGAGAATACTGA
- a CDS encoding DUF4351 domain-containing protein, which yields MIDITTGERISYDRGITEGKHNIVVRRLQKCLEELPRKIRAKIQTLSLNQLEELSEALLDFTASEDLFNWLENNQPE from the coding sequence ATGATTGATATTACTACAGGTGAGCGCATTAGCTACGACCGAGGAATAACAGAAGGTAAGCACAATATTGTGGTACGACGACTACAAAAATGCTTGGAAGAGTTACCAAGAAAAATAAGAGCGAAAATTCAAACTCTTTCTCTCAATCAGTTGGAAGAACTTAGTGAAGCATTGCTAGATTTTACAGCTAGTGAGGATTTATTTAACTGGTTGGAAAATAATCAACCAGAATAG
- a CDS encoding aspartate aminotransferase family protein produces the protein MTFQSLVKQAIIPQESGFMLTTSFDQESFNQVVMSTYGRFPLALERGVGCRVWDNQGNSYLDFVAGIATCTLGHAHPAMIEAVTRQIQKLHHVSNLYYIPEQGELAKWIVDHSCADRVFFCNSGAEANEAAIKLARKYAHTVLDIANPIILTANASFHGRTLATVTATGQPKYQKNFDPLVPGFHYVDYNDIRAVEAAVTELDEGNYRVGAILIEPLQGEGGIRPGNVAYFQRLRQICDEIGILLIFDEVQVGMGRSGKLWGYEHLGVEPDIFTSAKGLGGGIPIGAMMSKKSCDIFQPGEHASTFGGNPFVCAVALSVCQTLEKENILQNVQEQGTHLREGLKVIALKYPQHISEVRGWGLINGMEIKAESSLTAADFVKAAMDEGLLLVAAGPKVVRFVPPLIVTEEEINQALHAVEKALAKVTA, from the coding sequence GTGACATTCCAAAGTCTAGTTAAACAAGCCATAATCCCCCAAGAGTCAGGTTTTATGCTAACTACATCCTTTGATCAAGAAAGTTTCAACCAAGTTGTTATGTCCACTTATGGACGGTTTCCCTTGGCCTTAGAACGGGGTGTTGGCTGTCGGGTTTGGGATAACCAAGGCAACTCATATCTAGATTTTGTGGCCGGAATAGCCACTTGTACCTTGGGACACGCCCACCCAGCAATGATAGAAGCAGTAACACGGCAAATCCAAAAGCTGCATCATGTTTCTAATTTGTACTACATTCCCGAACAAGGTGAATTAGCCAAATGGATTGTTGATCATTCCTGTGCAGATCGGGTGTTTTTCTGCAACTCTGGCGCTGAAGCCAACGAAGCAGCAATTAAACTAGCGAGAAAATATGCCCACACAGTCCTAGATATTGCTAACCCCATAATTTTAACTGCCAATGCCAGTTTTCACGGACGGACTTTAGCAACTGTTACCGCTACCGGACAACCCAAGTATCAAAAGAACTTTGATCCTTTAGTACCTGGTTTCCATTATGTAGATTACAACGATATTAGAGCAGTTGAAGCTGCTGTAACTGAATTAGATGAAGGCAATTATCGCGTTGGTGCAATTTTAATTGAACCCTTGCAGGGAGAAGGGGGTATCCGTCCTGGTAACGTTGCTTACTTCCAGCGATTGCGACAGATTTGTGATGAAATCGGTATTTTATTGATTTTCGACGAAGTGCAAGTGGGGATGGGACGCAGTGGTAAATTATGGGGTTATGAACATCTGGGAGTAGAACCAGATATCTTCACCAGTGCTAAGGGACTGGGTGGTGGTATCCCCATCGGTGCAATGATGAGTAAAAAATCCTGTGATATTTTCCAACCAGGAGAACACGCTAGTACCTTTGGTGGAAATCCTTTTGTGTGTGCTGTGGCGCTGAGTGTTTGTCAAACTTTGGAAAAAGAGAATATTTTGCAGAACGTCCAAGAACAAGGCACACATTTACGGGAAGGATTAAAAGTGATCGCACTCAAATATCCTCAGCACATCTCAGAAGTCCGGGGTTGGGGTTTAATTAACGGTATGGAAATAAAAGCAGAATCTTCTTTAACTGCGGCTGATTTTGTCAAAGCTGCAATGGATGAAGGTTTATTATTAGTAGCTGCTGGTCCAAAAGTCGTCCGGTTTGTACCTCCTTTAATTGTCACTGAGGAAGAAATAAATCAAGCACTACACGCTGTAGAAAAGGCTTTAGCTAAAGTTACAGCATAA